TGGCCGCAAAATTGGATATACCGTTTTATGTTATAAACTGCGAAAAACAGTTTGATGAGCGGGTTATAAATTATTTTTGTGACGAATATTCGCATGGCAAAACGCCCAATCCCTGCGTTGTGTGTAATCAAGAATTGAAATTCGGGAAACTGCTCGATAAGGCGAAAGAGCTGGGGGCTGATTTTCTGGCCACCGGCCATTACGCCCGCGTGGATTACGACGCCCAAAAGCGCAGATACATCCTGAAAAAGGCGGAAGATAAAAACAAAGATCAGTCTTATTTTCTTTTTTCTCTCACGCAGGAGCAGTTAAAGAGTGCGCTTTTCCCGCTCACTGAAATCACAAAAGTCGAGGTGCGGCGCATAGCGAAAAAGCTGGGTATGAAAATCCACGATAAAAAGGAAAGTCAGGAAATATGTTTCGTTGACGGTAAATATCAGGATTTTATGAAAGCGCGAGGCATTTCCGCCGGCTTCCGTCCGGGAAATATACTTGACATTGCTGGAAATATCACCGGAGAACATCATGGCCTTGCTTATTACACAATTGGTCAGAGAAAAGGCATAGGCGCTCACGGGGCGCTGCGCTATGTCACGGAGATAGACGCGAAAAAAAACGCCGTTATCATCGGCGGTGCGGAAGATCTTATGCGCAGAGTTATCACTGTCGGTAATCTCAACTGGATAGACAGGAAAAAATTAACATCATCCCTGCGCGCGAAAGTGCGGATCAGATATAAACACACCGAACAGAGCGCTTTGATTGAGCCCTCATCCGGCGGGAGAGCCATCGTCACTTTTGATAAAGCCCAGAGGGCGCCCGCTCCCGGACAGGCCGCCGTTTTTTATGACGGTGACGCCGTTCTCGGCGGCGGCATCATAGAGCGTGACCGCCTGGAAAATAAAAAGCTTTAATACGGAAACAAAAGAAGATCTGGGGCGCTTGCTCAATAAAAAATAAATGTGGAAGGCCGGGCTTTATTTTTTCTTCTGTTTCATGACCGTTTTGCAGAATTTACCGAACTTTTTGTCTTTCCGCCTTTTTTCAAGGTCGGTCATGGTGTTGTGTGCCACTTCCTTTTTGAGTTTTATATAGCTGAGATATTTCGCCTCATCCAGTTCGCCGGAATCAATAGCGTTTCTGACGGCGCATCCGCTTTCGCCGCCGTGCGAGCAGTTTGAATATCTGCATTTCAGCGCTATGGTTTCTATCCGGCTGAATATATCGGCGCTGTCTATTTCCGCCGACTCTCCGGCGAGGCCGAATTCCCGCATCCCCGGGTTGTCTATGACAATGCCGCCATTATCCAGAAGCAGCAATGATCTGTGGCAGGTAGTGTGTGTGCCCTTTTTTGTGAATTCGCTTACCGCGCCGATCGCCAGGGTGTTTTCGCCCGTCAGGCTGTTTATCAATGATGATTTGCCCACGCCCGAAGAACCGATGAAACAATAGGTTGTTTTTTTCCGGATGAATTTTTTCAACCCGGATGTTCCTCCGGCTGTTATGCCGCTGGAGGGGATTATATGCAGCCGAGCGAATCTTTTTCTGATCATTGATATCCTAGCCTGCAGTTCTTCTCCGGATATCAGATCAGTTTTATTCAGGACGAGGACAGGCCTTATTTTGCAATTTGTGACGGCCGTCAGATATCTTTCCAGGCGGTTCAGGTTATAATCCCGGTCAAGGCCCTGTATTATAAAAGCCGCGTCTATGTTCGCGCCTATGGGTTGACTGTCCCCGCCGCCCGCGGATCTGCGGAGGAGGATATTTTTTCTCGGCAGTATAACCTTTATTGTGGGATGGTTTTCTTCCAGACCCGATAGCGAGACCCAGTCGCCGACCACGGGAAAGTTTTCTTTTTCCATGGCGGTATAGAATATTTTCCCGGTGATCTTCGAGGCGTATTCGCCTTGTTCCCCCGCTACGGTGTAGGTGTCTTTGTGGCAGGATGTCACCCGTGCCATGGACGAGACGGGAAGTTTTAAAAAAGCCCGGGACTCTTCGAAAAAAGCGTTGTAGCCGAAATCTTCAAGCCGCATATAAACGCTTTTGTTCCCTTGAGAGCGGGTTCAGGATTTCTGACCGTCCAGTTCTTTTAATATTTTTTCCGGGCGGAAAGGCCAGTGCTTCATCCAGATGCCGCAGGCGTTGTTTATCGCCATGCTTATGCAGGCGGACGCGCCGTCGCAGGCGAGCTCGCCGATGGACTTTCCGACATAGGGTGTTATGGAATCCGCGACTTCTATAAGTTCCACCTCAAAGTCTTCCGGCATGTCATTTATGTTCTGTATCGGATAATCCGTAAAAGTGTCGGTGAGGCATTTGCCCCCTTTGTCAAATTCCATCCCCTCATATAGTGTGTGCCCTATTGTTTTCAGCACCCCGCCGTAAACCTGGCCTTTGGCGAGGTCCGGATTTATAGGCACGCCGCAGTCGTGAAGGGCGTGGTATCTGTCCACTTTTACCATGCCGGTGTGTTTGTTGACCGAGACCTGGCAGAAATGCGCGGCGTACGGTATGGGGGAGACCTGTGTCGTGAAAGCGCCGCTCGATATGAGCTGTCCGGCGCCGTCGCCGGCCTGCGTGGCGAGAGCCAGCGCTTTGTAGGTCATGTTCTTTGTTTTAGAACCCACTCGCCCGACGGGCATT
This Candidatus Omnitrophota bacterium DNA region includes the following protein-coding sequences:
- the mnmA gene encoding tRNA 2-thiouridine(34) synthase MnmA; translated protein: MSGGVDSSVAAALLIEKGFDVIGLTMKLPAVSTDSDGRCCGTKAIDDARAVAAKLDIPFYVINCEKQFDERVINYFCDEYSHGKTPNPCVVCNQELKFGKLLDKAKELGADFLATGHYARVDYDAQKRRYILKKAEDKNKDQSYFLFSLTQEQLKSALFPLTEITKVEVRRIAKKLGMKIHDKKESQEICFVDGKYQDFMKARGISAGFRPGNILDIAGNITGEHHGLAYYTIGQRKGIGAHGALRYVTEIDAKKNAVIIGGAEDLMRRVITVGNLNWIDRKKLTSSLRAKVRIRYKHTEQSALIEPSSGGRAIVTFDKAQRAPAPGQAAVFYDGDAVLGGGIIERDRLENKKL
- the rsgA gene encoding ribosome small subunit-dependent GTPase A; this translates as MRLEDFGYNAFFEESRAFLKLPVSSMARVTSCHKDTYTVAGEQGEYASKITGKIFYTAMEKENFPVVGDWVSLSGLEENHPTIKVILPRKNILLRRSAGGGDSQPIGANIDAAFIIQGLDRDYNLNRLERYLTAVTNCKIRPVLVLNKTDLISGEELQARISMIRKRFARLHIIPSSGITAGGTSGLKKFIRKKTTYCFIGSSGVGKSSLINSLTGENTLAIGAVSEFTKKGTHTTCHRSLLLLDNGGIVIDNPGMREFGLAGESAEIDSADIFSRIETIALKCRYSNCSHGGESGCAVRNAIDSGELDEAKYLSYIKLKKEVAHNTMTDLEKRRKDKKFGKFCKTVMKQKKK